In Stanieria sp. NIES-3757, the DNA window CTAATTCAGAAATCATTGAATTAATTAATGAATTTGAAGCTAATTATGATTTGATCGATCATGATGGTTCAATCTTTTGGTTTAGAACTGATTTAGATGCACCAAAAGGAAAAATTATTGCGATTGATATTAATACTCCTGATAAAAATAATTGGCAAGAAATTATTCCCGAAGCGGAAGAAACTCTAGGAGGAATTGCTACTCTTAACAATCAATTTGTTGCTGACTATCTCAAAGATGCGCGATCGCAGGTTAAAATTTTTACTCTAGATGGTACTTTTATTCGTGAAGTAGACTTACCTGGTATTGGTTCTGCTGGTGGTTTTGATGGCAAAAGAACCGATACTGAAACCTTTTATAATTTTACTAGCTTTACTACTCCTGCCACTATTTATCGATACGATTTAGTAACAGGAAAAAGTACGATTTTTCGTCAGCCAACCGTAGATTTTAATCCCGATGATTATGTCACCAAACAAGTCTTTTATCCTAGTAAAGATGGGACAAACATTCCCATGTTTATTACCCACAAAAAAGACTTACAATTCGATGGAAATAATCCCACTTGTCTCTATGGTTACGGTGGCTTTAGTGTCTCTCTTACCCCTAGTTTCTCGATTGCTAACTTAGTCTGGATGGAATTAGGAGGAATTTATGCCGTACCTAACCTACGAGGTGGTGGTGAATACGGCGAAGAATGGCATCAAGCAGGCATGAAAAACAAAAAACAAAATGTCTTTGATGACTTTATTGCAGCAGCAGAATGGCTAATTACTAATAAATATACCTCCTCTAGCAAACTCGCGATCGCGGGTGGTAGTAATGGTGGTTTATTAGTCGGTGCTTGTATGACTCAACGCCCAGACTTATTTGCAGCAGTCTTACCCGCAGTAGGTGTCATGGATATGTTGCGTTTCCATAAATTTACCATTGGTTGGGCATGGTGTTCTGAATATGGTAGCCCCGAAAACGAGTCAGAATTTAAGACACTATATTCCTATTCTCCATTACATAATCTCAAATCTGGAACAAAATATCCAGCAACTCTGATTACTACTGCCGATCATGATGACAGAGTTGTCCCAGCCCACAGTTTCAAATTTGCAGCAGCTTTACAAGCAGCCCACGCAGGAAATAATCCCGTGTTGATTCGCATTGAAACTAAAGCTGGACATGGTGCAGGTAAACCTACAGCCAAGATTATTGAAGAAATTGCCGATCAATGGGCTTTTTTAGTTGATAATCTGAACATAGAAACGTAACCTGTATATCGTAGAGACGTAATCTATGGTAGAGACGTAATATGTTACGTCTCTACAAGTAAATCAACCATAAAATTAAATGCAGCTTTTGAGGTACGGTAATTTGGGTAAGGAAAACACCCATCATTATTGCTTGACAGACGCTTAATCTTAGCTACTTAAGTAAGTTGGTGGCTTGAAAACCAAGTCTTAGCAAGGCTTTGAAAATTTAAAGCTCGATCTCAACAAATTTCTTAGCACTCTCCCTGCAAGAGTGCTAAATTTGCATAAGGAAACCCGATCAAATTTCAAGACAAAATTCTATGGCAAAAATTATCTCGTTTAAGGAAGAGTCAAGAAGATCGTTAGAAAAGGGTGTCAACTCCCTAGCTAATGCAGTTAAAATTACTCTTGGTCCCAAAGGGCGCAATGTTTTATTAGAAAAGAAATTTGGCGCACCCCAAATCGTTAACGATGGAATTACCGTTGCCAAAGAAATCGAATTAGAAGATCCATTAGAAAATACTGGTGCTAGATTAATTCAAGAAGTTGCTTCTAAAACTAAAGATATTGCTGGAGATGGTACAACTACCGCGACAGTTATCGCTCAAGCATTAATCAAAGAAGGTTTAAAAAATGTTACCGCAGGGGCTAATCCCGTAGCCTTAAAAAAAGGTTTAGAAAAAACTACCGCTTATTTAGTTAAAGAAATTGTAGCTGTAGCCAAACCAGTAACAGGAGATGCGATCGCACAAGTAGCTACCGTTTCGGCTGGTAATGACGAAGAAATTGGGGCAATGATCGCTGAGGCGATGGATAAAGTCACCAAAGATGGTGTTATTACCGTTGAAGAATCAAAATCTTTAGCTACTGAATTAGATGTAGTTGAAGGGATGCAACTCGATCGCGGTTATATTTCTCCTTATTTTATTACCGATCAAGAAAGACAACAGGTTAATTTTGATAATGCCTTAATCTTGATCACTGATAAAAAAATTAGTGCGATCGCAGATTTAGTTCCTGTCTTAGAAAAAGTTGCTCGTTCAGGTCAACCTTTATTAATTATTGCAGAAGATTTAGAAGGCGAAGCTTTAGCTACTTTAGTGGTTAATAAAGCTCGTGGTGTTTTAAACGTAGCTGCAATCAAAGCTCCTTCTTTTGGCGATCGCCGAAAACAAATGCTTCAAGACATCGCCATCCTGACTGGCGGACAAATGATTTCTGAAGAAATCGGCTTAAACTTAGAGATGGTTTCTCTGGAGATGCTAGGTAAAGCTGAAAAAATTACCATTGACAAAGAAAATACGACAATTGTTTCTGGTGGTGGCAAAACCGAAGAAATTCAAAAACGAGTTGCGCAACTACGCAAACAATTAGAAGAAACTGATTCCGAATACGACGCAGAAAAATTACAAGAACGGATCGCTAAACTCGCTGGTGGTGTTGCCGTCATTAAAGTTGGTGCAGCTACCGAAACCGAACTCAAAGACCGCAAACTTCGGATTGAAGACGCACTTAACGCTACTAAAGCTGCTGTAGAGGAAGGAATTGTTCCTGGTGGTGGTACAACTTTAATTCACTTAGCTAATAAAGTTGCTGATTTCAAAAATCAATTAAGCAACGACGAAGAAAAAGTTGCTGCTGATATTTTTGCTAAAGCGTTGGAAGCTCCTTTACGTCAGCTAGCTGATAATGCTGGAGTAGAAGGAACAGTTATTGTTGAACGAGTTAAAAATACCGAATTTAACGTTGGTTACAATGCTTTAACTGGTCAATTGGAAGATTTAATTGCTGCTGGTATTATAGACCCAGCTAAAGTAGTACGTTCTGCGGTACAAAATGCAGCCTCTATTGCTGGTATGGTTTTAACTACAGAAGCATTAGTAGTAGAAAAACCAGAACCTCAAGCTCCCGCAATGCCTGGTGGTATGGATGGCATGGGCGGAATGGGCGGAATGGGTGGCATGGGTGGCATGGGTGGCATGGGCATGATGTAATGCTCGGTTGAACCTATCATCCTCAACCCTAATTACAGCAGTTTTCATGTTTAGTAGACTACATTAAAAACAAATAAGCTGTTAGCTCTTAGCTTCTGAATTTTTGAGAGGCTGTATTCTATTAAATTGAAAAGCGCAGTAATTGTTAAACAGTCTGTTGATTTTAGCAGGCTGTTATTTTTTTATTCAAATCAAACCTAAATGTTGTTATAATCCCTCTTTTATGACTATGGGGAAAAATATTGAATTAGCAAGCAACAGAGAACGAATACTCTAAAAATTGACTTTGAGGAAAAGGAGAACCACGAAAGCGATTCATAATGTTGATTAACTTAGAAAAACCAAGTTGAAGATGTTGATTAGGAAATACGGATAGCCAAGGTTGAATAAGAGAGAAAAAGATTAATGGTTGAATAATTAAGCGCAAGTTATTTAAAGAACTTTTCCAACCAGCACCAGAATCCCACGCCTGATGATTAGAGAAAGGAAAAGAAGAAACTGATTTAAGAGTAGAGACTTGAGAATTGGCATCGGGAACAATCGTCTCTAATTGAAAATAATTAGCTTGAAGACTTACTAAAAAATAAGTACTCATAATTAATTCCCACCAGCGTTCTATACCGTGATAATCTGTAACTCGAAAATCTGCCCAACCAAGTTCATTTTTGACTTGTTTAAACGCATATTCAATCCAGTTTCTCAAACTATATTCTGAAGCAATTGTGGTGGCAATTTTGCCTTTTTTATTCGTCATAATAAACCAAGTATCTTTTGGTTCAGGGTTTTTGTCGTCTTGTTTACTTATTTGATAGAAACGAATATGTTTTCTTGTGCCAAAAATAATTTCTCTAATGTATCTAGTTTCGCTCTTCTTTCGAGATAATTTTTGTTGATAAGCTTGCCATCGATTATATTTTTTTTTCTCATCGCCGAACATCCAAACCTTATGGTTAGAGCGAATTGCCACAATATACTCCAGATTCAATTGCTCCAAAACTGTAATTACATCTCCACTTTCTCCATACAAACTATCAGCTAATATTAACTTGATGTTAAAGTTCCATTTTTGTAATTCCTTGATTATTTCTACAGCTAGTTGTGGTTTGGTTTTATATGTATCTTCTGCTTTGAGGCATTTGTTCGGCTTAAATATTTTAAAAAGTAAAGGGTATGTTATTCCCTCTACTACTGCATAAGCATTAACCGACACAATTCCATTTTTTGTCTTTCCTAAATTACCAATATACTGTCTGGCTACATAATCAGTTGTTTTTCCTTTCTTGACATCTCCTGTTTCATCAATACAAAGAGTTATTTTTCTTTCTCCAATCAATAATTTAGTCAACCATAATCTAATTTCTCGTATTTTTTCTACATTCCAATGAGCTTCAGATAGAAAATAATTTAATCCTTGACTATCTTTTAATCCTACCGCTCTTGCTATCTTTGGTAGCGACTTTCTAGGTATTTCTGATAGCATTCCTAAATGTATTAATTTGAATGCTTCATAATTTCTCACATCAGAGAATAGCTCTTGGTAGGCTTGACAATAGTGATCGATAAAACTCACTGTTGATGATGCTTCTCTTCGTGGTGTCACCATTTTTCATTGGGTTTTTATTTTCAATTATTTTATCACCCTATAGTCATAAAAGAGGGCTAAAACCTATTTAGATAAAACTATGCTTGAGGGTTCTTCACGCGCAGCAGAAGACTTAAAGGCAAGAAATCCTAATAGCTTATATCTGGTAGTTATGGAGTGGATCAAACTGACTAGTGATGTAAATTTACGTAAATACAAGGTTGACCAGATTTATGTATTACGTCAGCAGAAAAATACTGACAGAGAGTTTAGATACGAAGAAACGTATGTTAAAAATTCAATTAATCCAGTTGTTGTACAACATCTCTTCAAAAAGGTGAGAAACCATTTAACAATGGATTGGGCTGGTGGAATCGAATCTGGTATACAACGCGGATGGTTAATTGACGAATAAATTGTGCTTGCATCCGACCATAACAAATAAACTTCTGGTTATCTCCTCAGATAGCTTTGAAAAACTGATATAGAGAGTGTTTTGAAGTGGTTGAATCATCATTATAAATTGTAATCAACCAAGCTAAATACTTGAGACAAGAATGATTGCCTTGCCTCAAGCAGAAATAATCTTACTTAATGAACAACATTTCTTGGTAAGTTGGCAATGGCCAGCAACTATCTGCAACCTCACCTTCAAGCGCATCAACATATTCGCGAATTTGATCCATCAAAGGACGAATCGTTTTCGCACAATACAACATCTTTTCTTCTGTAGTTGAGAAATCATGCTTGTTTATGGCTGCACTCAACTGATTAGTCATTGCCATCATAGAATTAGTGAGATCTGCAACTTTTGTAGCACTTTCCTTGTCAAAATTGATTCCCAACTCAGTCAAACTAGCAATAGTGGATGATAGCTTTGATAAATACTCTACTGCTGCTGGATAAATTAGGGTTTTTGCCATGCTGACAACAAGCTTGGCTTCCACCTCAATTGAAAGAATGTATTGCTCTGCGTAAACTTCAAAGCGACTTTCAAGCTCAACAGGAGTCAGAACTCCAGTCTTTTTGAACAAGTCTTCAATATATTCTTCTTTGAGAGTCGGTAAAGCA includes these proteins:
- a CDS encoding Prolyl oligopeptidase codes for the protein MSNFNYPLSKQTEASDRFFNIEIKDPYRWLENPDSEETKAWVEAQNEVTFGYLSQLEIREKLKDRITQLWNYEKFGIPFKEGERYFYFKNDGLQNQSVLYTLESLYGEPKVLLDPNKLSSDGTVALSSLAISDDGNLMAYGLSTAGSDWIEYKVRDVETGEDLADHLKWIKFSGASWTKDNQGFFYSRYDEPNNKTKLEEVNYYQKLYYHRLGTKQSEDILIYHRPDQKEWGFSGGVTEDGRYLVISVWRGTDPKNLIFYKDLQEANSEIIELINEFEANYDLIDHDGSIFWFRTDLDAPKGKIIAIDINTPDKNNWQEIIPEAEETLGGIATLNNQFVADYLKDARSQVKIFTLDGTFIREVDLPGIGSAGGFDGKRTDTETFYNFTSFTTPATIYRYDLVTGKSTIFRQPTVDFNPDDYVTKQVFYPSKDGTNIPMFITHKKDLQFDGNNPTCLYGYGGFSVSLTPSFSIANLVWMELGGIYAVPNLRGGGEYGEEWHQAGMKNKKQNVFDDFIAAAEWLITNKYTSSSKLAIAGGSNGGLLVGACMTQRPDLFAAVLPAVGVMDMLRFHKFTIGWAWCSEYGSPENESEFKTLYSYSPLHNLKSGTKYPATLITTADHDDRVVPAHSFKFAAALQAAHAGNNPVLIRIETKAGHGAGKPTAKIIEEIADQWAFLVDNLNIET
- a CDS encoding chaperonin GroEL codes for the protein MAKIISFKEESRRSLEKGVNSLANAVKITLGPKGRNVLLEKKFGAPQIVNDGITVAKEIELEDPLENTGARLIQEVASKTKDIAGDGTTTATVIAQALIKEGLKNVTAGANPVALKKGLEKTTAYLVKEIVAVAKPVTGDAIAQVATVSAGNDEEIGAMIAEAMDKVTKDGVITVEESKSLATELDVVEGMQLDRGYISPYFITDQERQQVNFDNALILITDKKISAIADLVPVLEKVARSGQPLLIIAEDLEGEALATLVVNKARGVLNVAAIKAPSFGDRRKQMLQDIAILTGGQMISEEIGLNLEMVSLEMLGKAEKITIDKENTTIVSGGGKTEEIQKRVAQLRKQLEETDSEYDAEKLQERIAKLAGGVAVIKVGAATETELKDRKLRIEDALNATKAAVEEGIVPGGGTTLIHLANKVADFKNQLSNDEEKVAADIFAKALEAPLRQLADNAGVEGTVIVERVKNTEFNVGYNALTGQLEDLIAAGIIDPAKVVRSAVQNAASIAGMVLTTEALVVEKPEPQAPAMPGGMDGMGGMGGMGGMGGMGGMGMM
- a CDS encoding putative transposase: MVTPRREASSTVSFIDHYCQAYQELFSDVRNYEAFKLIHLGMLSEIPRKSLPKIARAVGLKDSQGLNYFLSEAHWNVEKIREIRLWLTKLLIGERKITLCIDETGDVKKGKTTDYVARQYIGNLGKTKNGIVSVNAYAVVEGITYPLLFKIFKPNKCLKAEDTYKTKPQLAVEIIKELQKWNFNIKLILADSLYGESGDVITVLEQLNLEYIVAIRSNHKVWMFGDEKKKYNRWQAYQQKLSRKKSETRYIREIIFGTRKHIRFYQISKQDDKNPEPKDTWFIMTNKKGKIATTIASEYSLRNWIEYAFKQVKNELGWADFRVTDYHGIERWWELIMSTYFLVSLQANYFQLETIVPDANSQVSTLKSVSSFPFSNHQAWDSGAGWKSSLNNLRLIIQPLIFFSLIQPWLSVFPNQHLQLGFSKLINIMNRFRGSPFPQSQFLEYSFSVAC
- a CDS encoding similar to Bpu10I restriction endonuclease beta subunit, yielding MLEGSSRAAEDLKARNPNSLYLVVMEWIKLTSDVNLRKYKVDQIYVLRQQKNTDREFRYEETYVKNSINPVVVQHLFKKVRNHLTMDWAGGIESGIQRGWLIDE